The following coding sequences lie in one Arachis stenosperma cultivar V10309 chromosome 5, arast.V10309.gnm1.PFL2, whole genome shotgun sequence genomic window:
- the LOC130979304 gene encoding uncharacterized protein LOC130979304, whose translation MAVAANCARKTLQLASSSSARTLFSRRSFPLVKLNGLPSSPSRTYTQKRSLSFPRVPEQLAGVAQLVSLTPLHSATASALFTSLLSLHNTNWGCLSEGFATPL comes from the exons ATGGCTGTGGCGGCTAATTGTGCAAGGAAAACCCTCCAACTAGCTTCTTCTTCCTCCGCTAGAACCCTCTTTTCTCGTCGATCTTTTCCCCTTGTTAAACTCAATGGCTTACCTTCTTCTCCTTCTAGAACTTATACCCAGAAGCGCTCACTCTCCTTTCCAAG GGTTCCGGAGCAGTTAGCAGGTGTTGCACAACTAGTGTCTCTGACGCCATTACATAGCGCTACTGCCTCTGCCTTGTTCACTTCTCTCCTCTCTTTGCACAATACTAACTGGGGTTGTCTCTCTGAAG GTTTTGCAACACCTCTATAG